The Candidatus Atribacteria bacterium ADurb.Bin276 sequence AAGTTTGACCAAACTAACCAGAGAAAATACTTACGAAGAGAAAGACTGGTGGGTCCTTTTTCAAGAACTTTTCAACTTAATTTACCGGTTGAAACCGAAGAAATATCGGCGGCTTATCGCAATGGGGTCTTAGAAATACATCTTCCCAAGCCGGCGGAATCAAAACCTCGGAAGGTTTCCATCCAGACTGAATAATCCTAATCAATCAGCTGTGAGGAGATTATGAGAGATAAGAAAAGAAGGGATGGTTAAAACCATCCCTTCTTTGTGTTAAGTAGTTTAAAAAAGAGAATTTCCGGTAAAGGGGATGAAATTTCAATGGAATTCAAAGACTACTACCAAATATTAGGTTTAAATAGAAATGCCGATGAGAAAGAAATAAAGAAAACCTATCGTCGATTGGCTCGTAAGTATCATCCCGACCTCAATCCCGGAAACAAAGAATCCGAAAAACGCTTTAAAGAAATTAACGAAGCCTATGAAGTCCTGGGTGATCCAGAAAAGCGAAAAAGATACGATGAACTGGGATCGGCTTGGAATAGTTATGGGCAAAAAGATACTGAGCAATTTTGGAAAGATTACTATAACAAGTATGGATCGGGTGGAACCTCATACCAGCAAACCTATTCTACCAACTTTGAAGGAGGAGATTTTAGCGATTTTTTCCGAACATTTTTTGGTGATTTATTTGGAGGATCCAGTTCTCGAACCCATTCGACTCGTTTCCGATCTTCGAGGAAAAATGAATGGATAAACGGATATCCTCAGAAAGGTGAAGCAGAGCCTTCTTCCCATCCCATAGAAATTAATTTTATAGAGAGTGTTTTAGGAACGCGAAAGAATTTTCATCTTGAATTCGAAGAACCCTGTCCCCAATGTAGAGGCCAGAATCAAAACTGTACTACCTGTAATGGTCGAGGATTAGTCAGAAGAAAAAAAACCGTTGATGTAAGTATCCCCTCAGGAATTCAAGACGGAAGTAAATTAAGAGTACCTGGAGTGCTCAATGGGCGTGATTTATATTTAGTGGTTAAAATCCAACCCCATCCCTTTTTTAGGAGAGAAAAGCACGATATCCATCTTGACCTCCCATTAACTCTTTACGAAGCTCTTTTGGGAACTGAAATTGAAGTGCCAACCGTTAATGGAAAAGTGAAAATGAAAATCCCTCCTGAAACCCAAAATGGAATGACTTTGCGGCTTCGAGGGCTGGGGATTAAGGATAGAAAAACTGGATCAGTAGGCGATCAATTGGTCAAAATTCGAGTTGTTTTGCCTACCCGTCTTGATGAAAAAGAAAGGAAATTATTTCAAGATTTATCGTCAATAAGGAAGGAAAATCCCCGATCTCATCTGTTCACATAAAGTCG is a genomic window containing:
- the dnaJ_1 gene encoding Chaperone protein DnaJ — protein: MEFKDYYQILGLNRNADEKEIKKTYRRLARKYHPDLNPGNKESEKRFKEINEAYEVLGDPEKRKRYDELGSAWNSYGQKDTEQFWKDYYNKYGSGGTSYQQTYSTNFEGGDFSDFFRTFFGDLFGGSSSRTHSTRFRSSRKNEWINGYPQKGEAEPSSHPIEINFIESVLGTRKNFHLEFEEPCPQCRGQNQNCTTCNGRGLVRRKKTVDVSIPSGIQDGSKLRVPGVLNGRDLYLVVKIQPHPFFRREKHDIHLDLPLTLYEALLGTEIEVPTVNGKVKMKIPPETQNGMTLRLRGLGIKDRKTGSVGDQLVKIRVVLPTRLDEKERKLFQDLSSIRKENPRSHLFT